The following coding sequences lie in one Pelecanus crispus isolate bPelCri1 chromosome 9, bPelCri1.pri, whole genome shotgun sequence genomic window:
- the MTERF4 gene encoding transcription termination factor 4, mitochondrial has protein sequence MAGRLLRGCGEAAALRAMGFSEEQARRLLGLQPRLGPQRREAAAAQLLLLGLSAEAALGLLERSPGLLRMPTERLQERAGDLRRLGLGGGQLQRAVSRCPQLFTLPRRRMAAAVRLLREQCLFTAEQLREVLATCPAVLLEEPRRLHHHFQYAYFRMGVQQKEMVKARLFQMPFAELRNRHIFLERRGLYQTPHKGQTQTCNPKLKDILQLPEEDFLTSLASSTREEYEVFKKLLAREEEEEEDRDALYAEEDEDLDSEESKTAWE, from the exons ATGGCGGGGCGGCTGCTACGCGGctgcggggaggcggcggcgctgcgggcCATGGGCTTCAGCGAGGAACAGGCCCGGCGcctcctggggctgcagccccggctcGGCCCGCAGcgccgggaggcggcggcggcgcagctgctgctgctggggctcagcGCCGAGGCCGCCCTCGGCCTGCTGGAGCggagcccggggctgctgcGGATGCCGACGGAGCGGCTGCAGGAGCGCGCCGGCGACCTGCGGCGCCTGGGGCTCGGCGGCG GTCAGCTGCAGCGGGCGGTGAGCCGCTGCCCCCAGCTCTTCACTTTGCCCCGGAGGAGGATGGCGGCGGCGGTGCGGCTGCTGCGGGAGCAGTGCCTCTTCACGgcggagcagctgagggaggtGCTGGCGACCTGCCCCGccgtgctgctggaggagccgcGCCGCCTCCACCACCACTTCCAG TACGCGTATTTCAGGATGGGGGTCCAGCAGAAGGAGATGGTGAAGGCCCGTCTTTTCCAAATGCCCTTTGCCGAGCTCAGGAACCGGCACATCTTCCTGGAGCGCCGGGGGCTCTACCAGACCCCGCACAAAGGCCAGACCCAAACCTGTAACCCAAAACTGAAGGACATCCTTCAGCTCCCAGAGGAAGACTTCCTGACCAGCCTGGCCTCCTCCACCCGAGAGGAGTATGAGGTCTTCAAGAAGCTGCTGGCtcgagaggaggaggaagaggaggacagGGATGCACTATatgcagaggaagatgaagactTGGACAGTGAAGAAAGTAAAACAGCTTGGGAGTGA
- the SNED1 gene encoding sushi, nidogen and EGF-like domain-containing protein 1, translated as MRGLAGWAVLVALGEWLWAGGVVPLADFYPFGPTQGDAATRKQDDGGSELRPLSVPFPFFGAGHTSLYVNNNGIISFLKEVSQFTPVAFPISKDRRVVAAFWADVDNRQAGDVYYRESTEQPILERASRDIAQYFPEFPGFSAQWVFIATWYRVTFFGGSSFSPVNTFQIVLITDGKLSFTIFNYESITWTTGMHASSGGDFAGLGGIAAQAGFNAGDGKRYFNIPGSRTDDIADVEMTTNVGIPGRWVFRIDDAQVQVGGCSNTTSVCLTLRPCLNGGKCIEDCITGNPSYTCSCLAGFTGKRCHVDVDECLSHPCQNGATCLNGAGIFSCRCPPGFRGASCEAEELPCESRVCQNGGRCQAVNGTAACLCQPGYTGVDCQAEVNECESSPCLNGGHCIDLVDNYTCVCLEPFVGQRCETDSSFCEDQSCRNRQTCNYIRPGRYICTCSPGYYGNNCQYGGPRVPGACLSHPCQNAGSCLETEQGYVCECREGYTGQDCRDKLSEGCKCRNGGSCLEGNVTICQCPLGFFGLLCEFEVTTTPCNMNTQCPDGGYCMEYGGSYLCVCHTDYGTNHTMPSPCDSEPCLNGGSCEVHDDSYACECPRGFLGKHCEKAKPRLCSMGPCRNGGTCREADGEYHCTCPYRFTGKHCEIGKPDPCASGPCQNGGTCFHYIGKYKCDCPPGYAGRHCEIVPSPCFLSPCENGATCEDLGGGYACMCPVGYIGKHCQSEVDCGIPSEVKHARASFNSTKVGSLAEYQCELGYSLSQHNHPRVCRLPGVWSDPPECDEIDECWSQPCLNGGRCKDRIAEFLCLCEPGYTGHHCESDVNECQLEPCKNGGTCRDLPGSFACYCPEGFVGTQCETEVDACESSPCRNGGDCENYGGSYLCVCPEGFFGYHCETASDPCFSSPCGSRGYCLPSNGTHSCTCKVSYTGKSCEKELLPPTSLKVERVEDTGVLISWHPPEDAAARQLIDGYAVTYVSLDGSYRRTDFVDRSRSAHQLRALASGRAYNISVFSVKRNVNNKNDISRPVMLTTRTRPRPVEGFEITNVTASAIMVQWALHRLKHSTVSRVRVSIRQLGDLADRTVELNSSVDKYTFLDLQPGERYIVHVTTLSGLGTEDHPSESLATAPFHVWTRPLPPQNLTASRVTTTSVSMAWEQPPAGAVEGYIINVTTAQSVKSRYVPNGKLVSYTVRDLLPGQRYRLSVTAVQNTEQGQVHSEPVHLYITTLQRDGAPERRWSQAGHPRVLRNRLPPAFLPELRLLADHNTAEEPSPAPRFTELVDGRGRISARFGTPLSKSITVKTQPEAPVNLENMEVSSQGSLALQLRDAKSKICKKVPHSCTRLYSETKSFPVWEGGICHYLYRRVYKIHQDICYKESCESTHSEKTTSRKTSNSHTLKKP; from the exons ATGCGGGGCCTGGCGGGCTGGGCcgtgctggtggccctgggcGAGTGGCTGTGGGCGGGCGGCGTGGTGCCGCTGGCGGACTTCTACCCCTTCGGGCCCACGCAGGGCGACGCCGCCACGCGGAAGCAGGATGACGGCGGCTCCGAGCTGCGGCCCCTCTCCgtccccttccccttctttgGTGCGGGGCACACCAGCCTCTAT GTGAACAACAATGGGATCATCTCATTCCTGAAGGAGGTCTCCCAGTTCACACCAGTGGCCTTCCCCATCTCCAAGGACCGGCGTGTGGTGGCCGCTTTCTGGGCAGACGTGGATAACCGACAGGCAGGTGATGTGTATTACCGGGAGAGCACTGAGCAGCCCATCTTGGAGAGAGCAAGCAGGGACATCGCGCAGTATTTCCCTGAGTTCCCAGGGTTTTCTGCGCAGTGGGTCTTCATTGCCACCTGGTACCGAGTGACCTTCTTTGGGGGCAGTTCATTTTCACCG gtAAACACTTTCCAGATTGTCCTCATCACGGATGGCAAGCTCTCCTTCACCATCTTCAACTATGAGTCTATCACCTGGACCACGGGTATGCACGCCAGCAGTGGGGGGGACTTTGCTGGGCTTGGTGGCATCGCGGCGCAG GCAGGTTTTAATGCTGGTGATGGAAAGCGCTACTTCAACATCCCTGGATCCCGCACCGATGACATCGCTGACGTGGAGATGACGACAAATGTGGGTATCCCCGGGCGCTGGGTGTTCAGAATCGATGATGCCCAGGTGCAAGTGGGGGGCTGCAGCAATACAA CCTCTGTCTGCCTGACGTTGCGGCCCTGCCTGAACGGGGGGAAGTGTATCGAGGACTGCATCACAGGGAACCCCTCCTAcacctgctcctgcctggccgGCTTTACTGGGAAGAGGTGCCATGTTG ATGTGGATGAGTGTCTCTCCCATCCGTGTCAGAATGGAGCCACCTGCCTCAACGGTGCCGGCATCTTCAGCTGCAGGTGCCCGCCAGGCTTCAGAGGTGCCAGCTGTGAGGCCG AAGAATTGCCGTGTGAGAGCAGGGTGTGCCAGAACGGTGGGAGGTGCCAGGCAGTGAACGGGACAGCGGCGTGCTTGTGCCAGCCAGGGTACACAGGGGTGGACTGCCAAGCAG AGGTGAATGAGTGTGAGTCCAGCCCGTGCCTGAATGGTGGGCACTGCATTGACCTGGTTGATAACTATACCTGTGTGTGCCTGGAGCCCTTCGTGGGACAGCGCTGCGAGACag ACTCATCTTTCTGTGAGGACCAGAGCTGCCGGAATCGGCAAACGTGCAACTACATCCGTCCTGGCCGCTACATCTGTACCTGCTCCCCAGGTTATTATGGCAACAACTGCCAGTATG GCGGGCCCCGTGTGCCTGGCGCCTGTCTCTCCCACCCATGCCAGAATGCGGGCAGCTGCCTGGAGACAGAGCAGGGCTATGTCTGCGAATGTCGGGAGGGCTACACCGGGCAGGACTGTCGAGACA AGCTCTCGGAGGGCTGCAAGTGTCGCAATGGGGGCAGTTGTCTGGAGGGGAATGTCACCATCTGCCAGTGCCCacttggtttttttggtctccTCTGTGAATTTG AAGTCACCACCACGCCCTGCAACATGAACACGCAGTGCCCGGACGGTGGGTACTGCATGGAGTATGGCGGGAGCTACCTCTGCGTCTGCCACACTGACTACGGCACCAACCACA CAATGCCATCCCCCTGTGACTCAGAGCCCTGCCTGAATGGGGGGTCCTGTGAGGTTCACGATGACTCGTATGCCTGCGAGTGTCCTCGAGGATTCCTTGGCAAGCACTGCGAGAAAG CCAAGCCACGACTCTGCAGCATGGGGCCCTGTCGCAATGGGGGCACCTGCAGGGAGGCGGATGGCGAGTACCACTGCACCTGCCCCTACCGCTTCACTGGCAAGCACTGCGAGATCG GTAAGCCAGACCCCTGTGCTTCGGGGCCCTGCCAGAATGGGGGCACCTGCTTCCACTACATCGGCAAGTACAAGTGCGACTGTCCCCCAGGCTACGCGGGCCGGCACTGCGAGATCG TGCCCTCCCCATGCTTCCTCAGCCCCTGTGAGAATGGTGCTACCTGCGAGGACCTCGGCGGGGGCTATGCTTGCATGTGCCCTGTGGGCTACATAGGGAAGCACTGCCAGTCTG agGTTGACTGCGGCATCCCCAGTGAGGTGAAGCACGCTCGGGCCTCTTTCAACTCCACCAAGGTGGGCTCGCTGGCTGAATACCAGTGTGAGCTGGGCTACTCCCTCAGTCAGCACAACCACCCCCGTGTCTGCCGCTTGCCAGGTGTCTGGAGCGACCCCCCTGAGTGCGATG AGATTGATGAGTGCtggtcccagccctgcctgaaCGGTGGCCGGTGCAAGGACCGCATCGCTGAGTTCCTGTGCTTGTGTGAGCCAGGTTACACTGGCCACCACTGCGAGTCAG ATGTCAATGAGTGCCAGTTGGAGCCCTGCAAGAACGGTGGGACCTGCCGAGACCTCCCTGGGTCCTTTGCTTGCTACTGTCCTGAGGGCTTTGTGGGGACCCAGTGTGAGACAG aAGTGGACGCCTGTGAGTCAAGCCCTTGCCGAAATGGAGGGGATTGCGAGAACTACGGGGGCTCCTACCTCTGCGTGTGCCCAGAGGGTTTCTTTGGCTACCACTGTGAGACAG CCAGCGACCCATGCTTCTCCAGCCCCTGCGGGAGCAGAGGCTACTGCCTGCCCAGCAATGGCACCCACAGCTGCACCTGCAAAGTCAGCTACACAGGCAAGAGCTGCGAAAAAG AATTGCTGCCACCAACCTCATTAAAGGTGGAAAGGGTGGAGGACACTGGTGTGTTGATTTCTTGGCATCCACCTGAGGACGCAGCCGCCAGGCAACTCATTGACGGCTACGCCGTGACGTACGTATCCCTCGACGGCTCTTACCGCAGGACAGATTTTGTGGACCGAAGTCGTTCTGCCCACCAATTGCGGGCACTAGCCTCCGGCAGAGCCTacaatatttctgtcttttcagtcAAACGCAACGTGAACAACAAGAATGATATCAGCAGGCCCGTCATGCTCACCACACGCACTA GACCGCGTCCGGTGGAAGGCTTTGAGATCACGAATGTGACGGCCAGCGCCATCATGGTGCAATGGGCTCTCCACCGGCTCAAGCACTCCACCGTCAGTAGGGTGCGTGTCTCCATCCGCCAGCTGGGGGACCTGGCAGACCGCACCGTGGAGCTGAACAGCAGCGTGGACAAGTATACCTTTCT GGACCTGCAGCCAGGAGAGAGGTACATTGTCCATGTCACAACGCTGAGTGGCCTGGGGACAGAAGATCACCCCTCAGAGAGTTTGGCCACAGCCCCCTTCCACGTGTGGACGA ggcctctccccccccaaaacctcacTGCCTCCCGTGTCACCACCACCTCCGTGTCTATGGCATGGGAGCAGCCACCTGCCGGCGCTGTGGAGGGGTACATCATTAATGTCACCACCGCTCAGAGTGTGAAGAGCCGCTATGTGCCCAATGGGAAGCTCGTGTCCTACACTGTGCGGGACCTGCTCCCTGGGCAGCGGTACCGCCTGTCCGTGACGGCTGTGCAGAACACGGAGCAAGGTCAAGTGCACAGCGAGCCTGTCCACCTCTACATCACCACCT TGCAGAGGGATGGGGCTCCGGAGAGACGGTGGAGCCAAGCTGGACACCCCCGGGTCCTGCGCAACAGGCTGCCCCCAGCTTTCCTGCCTGAACTCCGCTTGCTAGCAGATCACAACACAGCTGAGGAGCCCTCGCCAGCCCCCAG GTTCACCGAGCTGGTGGATGGCAGAGGGAGGATCAGTGCCAGGTTTGGCACTCCACTGAGCAAATCCATCACTGTGAAGACAC AGCCGGAGGCTCCAGTGAACCTGGAGAACATGGAGGTGTCCAGCCAGGGCAGTCTGGCACTGCAGCTGCGTGACGCAAAGAGCAAGA TCTGCAAGAAGGTGCCACACTCGTGCACAAGGCTGTACTCGGAAACCAAGTCATTCCCTGTGTGGGAAGGAGGCATCTGCCACTACCT GTACAGGAGAGTCTACAAGATACACCAGGACATCTGCTACAAGGAGAGCTGTGAGAGCACTCATTCAGAGAAGACGACCAGCAG aaaaacaagcaacagTCACACACTGAAGAAGCCATAG